In the genome of Parus major isolate Abel chromosome 2, Parus_major1.1, whole genome shotgun sequence, one region contains:
- the ABHD5 gene encoding 1-acylglycerol-3-phosphate O-acyltransferase ABHD5, protein MAGAAAVALSLAALPATATAAPPPLSAPEHRAAAMAEEEAPSEGFGWLFSWLPAWCPTSLLHLKEAEDKMLKCIASIYNKRYVYISNGNKIWTLTFSPDLSNKTPLVLLHGFGGGVGLWALNFEDLCGNRTVHAFDLLGFGRSSRPHFDTDAREAENQFVESIEEWRKEVGLEKMILLGHNLGGFLAAAYSLKYPSRVKHLILVEPWGFPERPDNAEHERPIPIWIKALGAILSPFNPLAGLRIAGPFGLSLVQRLRPDFKRKYSSMFDDNTVAEYIYHCNVQSPSGETAFKNMTIPYGWAKRPMLQRISQMDRDIPITVVYGARSCIDGNSGSTIQSLRPNSYVKTIAILGAGHYVYADQPEDFNEKVKDICDSVD, encoded by the exons ATGGCCGGTGCCGCCGCCGTCGCGCTGTCCCTCGCTGCGCTGCCGGCCACCGCCACCGCCGCCCCTCCGCCGCTGTCAGCTCCCGAACACCGCGCCGCCGCCATGGCCGAGGAGGAGGCTCCCAGCGAAGG GTTTGGATGGTTATTCAGCTGGCTTCCTGCCTGGTGTCCCACATCACTGCTACACCTTAAAGAGGCTGAGGACAAAATGCTAAAAT GTATTGCAAGCATATACAATAAACGATATGTGTATATCtctaatggaaataaaatatggaCTCTGACGTTCTCTCCAGACCTTTCAAATAAAACTCCCCTTGTTCTCCTGCATGGGTTTGGAGGAGGTGTTGGACTGTGGGCTCTCAACTTTGAAGATCTCTGTGGGAACAGGACCGTTCATGCGTTTGACCTCTTGGGATTTGGACGTAGTAGTAGACCACACTTTGACACTGATGCTCGGGAAGCTGAAAATCAGTTTGTGGAATCGATAGAAGAATGGAGAAAGGAGGTGGGACTAGAAAAGATGATTTTGCTTGGACACAACCTAGGTGGATTCCTGGCTGCTGCTTACTCCTTAAAATATCCATCAAG GGTCAAGCATCTTATCTTAGTGGAGCCATGGGGTTTTCCAGAGAGGCCTGACAATGCTGAACACGAAAGACCAATTCCAATCTGGATCAAAGCACTAGGAGCTATATTGAGTCCATTTAATCCATTAGCTGGGCTAAGAATAGCAGGACCCTTTG gATTAAGCCTTGTTCAACGTTTAAGACCAGATTTCAAGCGAAAATATTCATCAATGTTTGATGATAACACTGTGGCTGAATATATCTATCATTGCAATGTACAGTCACCCAG CGGTGAAACAGCTTTCAAGAACATGACAATTCCTTATGGATGGGCAAAAAGACCAATGCTGCAACGGATTTCACAAATGGATCGAGACATTCCTATCACGGTGGTGTATGGAGCACGTTCCTGTATAGATGGTAATTCTGGCAGCACTATCCAGTCTCTGAGACCAAATTCCTATGTGAAGACAATA GCTATCCTTGGTGCAGGTCATTATGTGTACGCTGATCAGCCTGAAGACTTCAATGAGAAAGTGAAAGACATCTGTGACTCTGTGGACTGA